GCATCTTTTGTATTGCTGACCAGGGCTGCCCTTATACCAGGTATCTTATTGGCAGCAATGGATGCCCCAATTCCAGTGCCACAGGTGAGGATTCCTTTTCTGTTTTTGTCCTTTCTGACTTCGAGTGCCACCTTCTCTGCAAAATCCGGATAATCGACTCTTTTCAAGCTGAAGGTTCCCACATCCTGCAGTGGGTAATTTTTCTTAAGAAGCTCTTTTTTGATGAACTCCTTTATTTTGAAACCAGCATGGTCAGAGCCTAAGATGATTAATGGTCTTTTTGGCATATACTACTCCTTAAATATGGATACTTTTATAGAGTGCTCTAATATTTTTCAGAGCATCCCCTTTAAAAACAGCTTCCCCTGCTATCAAAAGAGTTGCACCTGATTTGACCACAAGGGGAGCAGTTCTCAAATTTATGCCTCCATCCACTCCGAGGTGCATCTCCAAATTTTTCTCCTCTAATAGATTCCTTGTTCTGGCAATCTTTTTTTCCATCCCCCGGATGAACGGCTGTCCTCCAAAACCAGGCTCGACTGTCATAATTAAAATCATGTCCAGCTGCCGAAGAACGTCCTTAATGGTTTCGAGTGGCGTTTTAGGCCGCAAAGCAACTCCTGCGTCCAGTCCCAGAGATTTTATCTTCCTTAGGGTTTTCCTGAAATCGCAGCACGACTCCTGATGGATAATCAGGCAGTCAGCTCCTGCTTTTTTGAACTCTTTTAGATATTCCCCCGGCTGGTCGATCATCAGGTGAGTCTGCAGATAAAGTTTAGTCCTTTTTCTAACAGCTTTGATTACCACTGGCCCAAAGCTGATGTTCGGAACAAAATGCCCATCCATCACGTCCAGATGAAGACGCTTACATCCAGCCTTTTCGACTTTCCTTATCTCCTCACCCAAAGCTGAGAAATCAGCCGAGAGCAAGGAGGGGACTATTTCTGATTTTCCCATAACTCCTGAATCTTTGTCCAGGTTATCCTTCACCCTTTTTTTCTTTTGAGCACTTTCCTTACAGACTCCGCAATATCGATGTCTTTCAGATGATATTTTCTGAGCAGGCCCTCTGCATCCCCGGACTCGCCAAAAGTATCTAAAACTGCCACCATTTCCTGAGGAACCGGATGATTCCTGGTTAACACCTCAGCCACTGCGCTACCCAGTCCCCCATTTATCTGATGTTCCTCAGCCGTTACTATTGCCCCGGTTTCTTGAGCCGATTTTATGATTGTCTCCTTATCGATCGGTTTTATTGTGTGGAAATTAAACACCCGAATATCTATTCCTTCATTTTTGAGCATATCTGCAGCTTTTAAAGATTCGGAAACCATAAGACCTGTGGCGATTATGGTAACGTCCTTTCCTTCTCTTACCAGATTCGCCTTACCAGGCTCAAACGGGTCAGATTCTTTAGTGACTATCGGAAAAGGTGCACGTGCCAGTCGCATATAAACCGGGCCGCAGATTTCTGCCATCTTGTAGGTGGCTTTTTTCGCTTCAATAAAATCAACTGGCGAGAAAACCGTTAGATTCGGCAAAACCCTGGTGATGGCGAAATCCTCCAGACACTGGGCAGTGGC
This genomic stretch from Candidatus Zixiibacteriota bacterium harbors:
- a CDS encoding RpiB/LacA/LacB family sugar-phosphate isomerase, with the protein product MPKRPLIILGSDHAGFKIKEFIKKELLKKNYPLQDVGTFSLKRVDYPDFAEKVALEVRKDKNRKGILTCGTGIGASIAANKIPGIRAALVSNTKDA
- a CDS encoding transketolase family protein, whose translation is LEDSTRAEYFKKEFPERFFNLGISEQDILGTSVGLSLDGLIPFACSFAVFLTNRAYDVLRISICYNNRNVKLIGSHAGLTVGEDGATAQCLEDFAITRVLPNLTVFSPVDFIEAKKATYKMAEICGPVYMRLARAPFPIVTKESDPFEPGKANLVREGKDVTIIATGLMVSESLKAADMLKNEGIDIRVFNFHTIKPIDKETIIKSAQETGAIVTAEEHQINGGLGSAVAEVLTRNHPVPQEMVAVLDTFGESGDAEGLLRKYHLKDIDIAESVRKVLKRKKG
- the rpe gene encoding ribulose-phosphate 3-epimerase, with the translated sequence MGKSEIVPSLLSADFSALGEEIRKVEKAGCKRLHLDVMDGHFVPNISFGPVVIKAVRKRTKLYLQTHLMIDQPGEYLKEFKKAGADCLIIHQESCCDFRKTLRKIKSLGLDAGVALRPKTPLETIKDVLRQLDMILIMTVEPGFGGQPFIRGMEKKIARTRNLLEEKNLEMHLGVDGGINLRTAPLVVKSGATLLIAGEAVFKGDALKNIRALYKSIHI